Proteins encoded together in one Riemerella anatipestifer window:
- a CDS encoding HAD family hydrolase gives MKVYIFDLDDTLFAVNSISGDIGIPIFNSLAQINKTSKLFSESDIENIYKDCWKLPLDMVISKYGLNNEYKNILITTYEDLEVNHPLNLFEGYYQISSMEADKFLVTTGYEKLQKSKIENLGIKDDFIEIFIDVPHINPRKDKEYYFKEIMKKYSISSKNFIVVGDNLLSEIIVAKKLGMTSVLFDSKQQFNNHEIRPDYVVNSLEKIPKI, from the coding sequence GTGAAAGTTTATATATTTGACTTAGATGATACTCTTTTTGCTGTAAATAGTATTAGTGGTGATATTGGGATTCCTATATTTAATTCTTTAGCACAAATCAATAAAACATCTAAACTTTTTTCAGAATCTGATATTGAAAATATTTATAAGGATTGTTGGAAACTTCCTTTAGATATGGTAATCTCTAAATATGGGTTAAATAATGAGTATAAAAATATTCTCATTACTACGTATGAAGATTTGGAAGTAAATCATCCTTTAAATTTATTTGAAGGATATTATCAAATTTCTTCAATGGAAGCGGATAAGTTTCTTGTTACAACAGGATATGAAAAACTACAAAAAAGTAAAATTGAAAATTTAGGAATAAAGGATGATTTTATAGAAATTTTCATAGATGTTCCTCACATAAATCCAAGGAAGGATAAAGAATATTATTTTAAGGAGATAATGAAAAAATATTCTATTAGTTCTAAAAATTTTATAGTAGTAGGAGACAACTTATTGTCTGAGATAATTGTGGCAAAAAAGTTAGGAATGACCTCTGTTTTATTTGATTCAAAACAACAGTTTAATAACCATGAAATTAGACCAGATTATGTAGTAAATAGTTTAGAAAAAATACCAAAAATTTAA